A window of Ignavibacteriales bacterium contains these coding sequences:
- a CDS encoding HAD family phosphatase has protein sequence MKRYSVIVFDLGNVLLPFDYSKPISYFNGLKKGLGDNFAKLYRENYHVHREFEGGILSKEQYLKTVLTWLEHTVTEEQFCKIFSDIFTVDKNVVELIPLLKEKYKVVLLSNTNSIHKRYGYGHLDFLKWFDQIFLSHEIGAVKPEEKIYRTVESYTQKKSSEHFFIDDIQEYVDGAKKCGWDGIQFKNYEQLLTILQEKNILLP, from the coding sequence ATGAAAAGATATTCTGTAATTGTATTCGATCTTGGAAATGTTCTGCTTCCCTTTGATTATTCGAAACCGATAAGTTATTTCAACGGACTTAAAAAAGGATTGGGAGATAATTTTGCAAAGTTGTATCGGGAGAACTATCACGTTCATAGAGAATTTGAAGGTGGCATATTAAGCAAGGAACAATATTTAAAAACAGTGTTAACATGGCTTGAACACACAGTTACCGAAGAACAATTCTGTAAAATATTCTCCGATATTTTTACTGTGGACAAAAATGTTGTTGAGTTAATACCATTACTAAAAGAAAAATACAAAGTAGTTCTGCTTTCCAATACTAACAGTATTCATAAGCGTTACGGCTACGGTCATCTTGATTTTCTAAAATGGTTCGATCAAATCTTTCTTTCACACGAGATTGGCGCGGTTAAACCGGAAGAAAAAATTTACCGCACGGTTGAATCTTATACTCAAAAAAAATCATCCGAACATTTTTTTATTGATGATATTCAAGAATATGTTGATGGAGCTAAAAAGTGCGGTTGGGATGGAATTCAGTTTAAGAATTATGAACAGCTTTTAACCATTCTTCAAGAAAAAAATATTTTATTGCCATGA
- a CDS encoding arsenate reductase family protein, which translates to MNIQIIGVKSCSDTRKAERYFKERRIQFHFRDLNEKGLAKGELENIVRAIPLEELIDREGKQFKKRNLQFMVFNIEEELLNDSLLLRTPIVRNGKGVTIGYQPSIWASWQ; encoded by the coding sequence ATGAACATTCAAATAATAGGTGTAAAAAGCTGCAGCGATACCCGGAAAGCTGAACGGTATTTTAAGGAAAGAAGAATTCAGTTTCATTTCCGCGATCTGAATGAAAAAGGTCTGGCAAAAGGAGAACTTGAAAATATTGTGCGCGCTATTCCGTTAGAAGAATTGATTGACCGTGAAGGAAAGCAATTCAAAAAAAGAAATCTTCAATTCATGGTTTTTAATATAGAAGAGGAATTGTTAAACGATTCGCTTCTGTTAAGAACACCGATTGTTAGAAATGGAAAGGGAGTTACTATTGGATATCAACCATCTATTTGGGCTTCATGGCAATAA